CTGATCAAGGCCCAACTGCGCCAACAAGGCATCAACCCCGGGCGTGTGCGCAGGCAGCTCGCGGCGCTACCGAGCCTTGCCCCAGCAATCAAAGCCGCGGACATTACCCTGCTCACTCGCCAATTGGCCACCTTGCTTCGGGCAGGGATCCCTCTGCTGCAAGCGTTCGACATCATCAGCGAAGGCTTCGACAACCGCCTCGTACGCGCACTGGTGCTGGGCCTGAAACAGGAAATCGCCAGCGGCAGCAGCCTTGCCGGCGCCTTACGTAAACAACCGCGCCATTTCGATCCGTTGTATTGCAACCTGGTGGCCGCTGGCGAACAGTCCGGAGCACTTGAAACGCTGTTGGAGCGTGTGGCGGTCCACCGGGAGAAGGGTGAGCAGCTCAGGGCCAAAATCAAAAAAGCCATGACCTACCCGGTGGCGGTACTGGTGGTTGCAAGCGTGGTTACTGGCGTGTTGTTGATCCATGTGGTGCCGCAGTTCCAGCATCTTTTCGCCGGGGTGGACAGCAAGTTGCCCAGTTTCACCTTGCAGGTCATCGCGCTCTCCGAGTTCATGCAGCACGCCTGGTGGATGATGGCGCTTGGGCTGGTCGGAGCGGGCATGGGGTTGCGCAAGACTTATCAAACCTGTCCAGATTTCCGCCACTGGACGGACGCCAGTTTGTTGAAAATGCCCTGGCAGGCAAACTGCTGAAAAATTCGGCCGTGGCCCGCTATGCCCGCACGCTGTCCACCACCTTTGCGGCTGGCGTGCCGCTGGTGCAGGCGCTGGATTCAGTGGCGGGGGCAGCGGGAAATGAGCCGTTCAAACAGGCAATCGAGCATATGCGTCACGATGTATCCACTGGCATGCAGTTAAATCAATCCATGGCCAGCAGCGGCCTGTTTCCCGGCATGGCGATCCAGATGACGGCAATCGGCGAAGAGTCAGGCACCCTGGACCACATGCTGGATAAAGTCGCCAGTCATTACGAGACTGAGGTAGACAACCAGGTCGACACCCTCACCAGCCTGATGGAGCCTCTGATCATGGTGGTATTGGGCGGGATCGTCGGGGCACTTGTCATCGCCATGTACCTGCCGGTGTTTCAGTTGGGGAGCGCATTTTGAGTGCGCTGCTGAGTGAACACCCGCTGGCCTTCGTGCTGCTCGCGTTGGCATTGGGATTGATCGTCGGCAGTTTTCTCAACGTGCTGGTGTGGCGCCTGCCAAAGATGCTTGAGCGCGAATGGCGCGCCCAGGCCCACGAAGTACTCGGCCTACCTGCAGAGCCTGCCGGGCCGACCTACAACCTCATGCATCCCAACTCTTGCTGCCCGCACTGCAATCACCCCATTCGGCCCTGGGAAAACATCCCACTGCTCAGTTATCTGATACTTCGGGGTCGTTGCGCCCATTGCCGGGCGGCGATCAGCCCGCGCTACCCACTCACGGAACTGGCGTGCGGGCTGATCTCGGCATTCGTGGCCTGGCATTTCGGCTTCGGCTGGCAGGCAGGTGCGGTCATGCTGCTGAGCTGGGGGTTGCTGGCGATGAGCCTGATCGATGCCGACCATCAATTGCTGCCCGATGTACTGGTGCTGCCGCTGCTGTGGCTGGGCTTGATCGTCAATGGGTTCGGCTTGCTGACCACGCTGTCCGACGCCTTGTGGGGCGCCGTGATCGGATACATGAGCCTGTGGAGCGTGTTCTGGCTATTCAAGCTGGCCACCGGCAAGGACGGCATGGGCCACGGTGACTTCAAGTTGATGGCGTTGCTGGGGGCCTGGGGCGGCTGGCAGATCCTCCCAATGACGCTGTTGATGTCGTCGTTGGTTGGGGTGTTTGTCGGGTTGATACTGATGCGGATACGCAAGACGCAGGCGTCGACTCCGATGCCATTTGGTCCGTATCTGGCGATTGCCGGCTGGATTGCATTGCTCTGGGGTGGTCAAATAACCGACTTCTATTTGCAGTCTGTCGGTTTCAGATGACCACTTCTGTTGCAACACCCTGGATTCTTGGCCTCACCGGCGGCATTGGCAGCGGTAAAAGCGCGGCGGCCCAGCACTTTATCGACCTGGGCATCGACCTGGTGGATGCCGACCATGCCGCCCGCTGGGTCGTCGAGCCTGGTCGCCCGGCACTGGCCAGCATTGCCGAACATTTTGGTGCCAGCGTGCTGCAGCCTGACGGCCAGCTGGACCGTGCTGCGCTGCGCAAACTGATCTTTGAAGTACCCGAAGAGCGCCGCTGGCTGGAAGCCCTGTTGCATCCGTTGATTGGCGAGGAGATTCGCAGCCACCTGGCGCGCGCTCGTTCGCCTTACGCCATCCTGGTGTCGCCATTGCTGGTCGAGTCCGGCCAGCACAGCATGACCAGCGCATCCTGGTGATCGACGTGCCGCAATCACTGCAGATTCAGCGTACCCTGCAGCGCGACGGCATCAGCGAACAGCAGGTGCAGGCGATTCTCAAGGCCCAGTCCAGCCGCGAAGACCGCCTGAAACATGCCGATGATGTGCTGGTCAATGACCAGGACCTTGCCTGGCTGCACAGCGAGGTCGAACGACTGCACCACTTTTACCTTACTTTGCGTGGAGGCCGATCATGAGCCAACCCTTGACCGTCGAATGCCCAACCTGCGGTGCACCCGTGGAATGGAAAGCGACCAATCTCAACCGGCCGTTCTGCTCGGACCGTTGCAAACTCATCGACCTGGGCGCCTGGGCGGCTGAAGAACACAAGATTCCGGTGGCTCCGGATGCCGAAGACGAGCTGTTTTCCGAAGACCTGCCGCCACGCCACTAAGGGCGCATAAAGGCATATTCCTGCTGGTCGTCGAGGTTCTCTGCAAGGTATTGCAGCTCGTCGGCCAGGTCTTCGAAACTGCGCACACCCTTGCTCTGCTGCACCACCGCACTGAGCATCGCGCGCAGGGTCAAGCCTGGGTCAAAACCGATTTCCTGTGCTGCATCCTGGCTTCTGCGCAACTCCTGCCGTGCCCACTCGTACACACTCATGATCCGTGCTCCTGGAAGAATGTTGCAGAGCATGGGCTTGCCGGGGTGCGCGGGATTTGATCTGGATCAACGCTGCGATTCGTCATCCTTCCAGGGTGCCGAGAGGTAGCGAGTGCGGTTGAACGTCTCCAGCCATTCAGGGCAAAACACCACCAGGGCACTGATCACCATGCCGTTGATGAAGGCCTCTGGAAATATGATCAGCCACAGGTAGCCGACGAAATCTTCTAGCCACTCCGGCATCGCAAAAATACCGTCAAACCACAGCAACCCCAGCCCGGCCAATAGGCAGAGCAACGCCGACAGCGCAGCAGCAAAAAAGCCGGAGCAGAAGATATACACAAAGGGATTGCGCGGCTGTGCACGCTCTACCAACAGTGCGCAGCCTTCAGTAACCAGCACCGGCAGCCCGATCAGCAACAAGCCGTTGACGCCGAGCGCTGCCAGATCCTGGCGTCCCAGCAACATCAAGCCCAGTTGGGCAGCAAAGCCTCCAACAATCGCCAGGGGCCAATCAAGCAGCAGGGTGACGGCAGTCATGCCAATGAAGTGGTAGGACACACCCGTATCGAAATCCCGTCGCACCAACCACAGCATGAACAACGCGAATACTGTGCCGAACAACAGGTGCTGGCGTCGGCGGTCGGCGAACAGCTCCACCCACGGCGAACGCAGAATCGCCCACACCAGTACCGGCGCATACAACACCCAGCCGATGCCGAGGGTTTGCGGCGCCAGCACCGCGGCACTGATCACGGCTTCACCTGCTCCAGGGCTTGGCGCAGATCAGCGGCGGAGCTGTACTCACGTTGTGCAACCAGCTTGCCGTTATCCAATTGCAGCCATAGCACTTTATCCACAGGCCCCGGATAACGCGGTGCGATACGCGCATCACGGTCCAGCATTACCCGATAGTTGTAGGACTGCATGGCCGGCACCGCGAACAGCTTGGCGATCAAGCGGGGCATGCGCTGGATGTCGGCAACAAATACACCGTGCTTCGATTCCAGGTACCCCTTGGGTTGACCTTGCAAGGCAGCATCCACTTGTTTGGCCGCATCCATGCTGCGCGCAACCAACAGAACCCGAGCCTGATCATCCAAGGTGTAAGCCTGGTCGAATTGATCCAGCAAGGTCCAGGGCGCAATCCGCTCACCTACCTCTATCGCCTGGGCCCACAAGGGCAAAAGGCTGAGCACTGCCACCGCTAGAAACTTCACTGCACACTCCTTAATGCCTGTTCGCTATCGAGTGGCCAGTCTACACCGCAGCTTTACCACAGGTAGCGATAACCCAGGTTCACGCCCCACGGTTGCTCGATGGAGTTGCCTTTCGCGTACTCGGCATCCAGGGATATCTTGCTCTTTTCGCTGACCTGCAACACACCGCCAAAGCCCAGCTCTACGCGATTACCCGGCAACTCTGCATCGAGCTTGTTGCCATTGACGCTGACCTTAGTGCTACCAGCATGCTCAGTGATGTAGGACGCTTTGACGTAGGGTTGGGCCTTCATGCCATTGCTCAACGCCAAGCTGCGGCCAAACAGCGAGCCCACACGACTTTGCAGTGAGTCCATATCGTCGGCGTTGACTTTCAGGCCGTTGCTTGCGGTGTAGTTGGCGCCTTGAGTACGGGTCGCCGTGAGTTCGAGTTGAGGCTCGACGAACCAGCCATCACCAAGCTTGATGTGTTTACCCACTTCGATATCTGCGCCCACACCATTAGTTGTGTAGGAACCTTTTACCGACTGCCCCAGATTGGTCGGCATCTTGATGTCGTTGTCAAAGCGGCTGTACTTCAACACGCTGTCGACATAAATACCGTTGTCATTGAGGTAGGTGGCGTAGACGCCAAACATTTTGCTGTCAGTGGTGCCGGAGGCGCCTTCACCAAAATCCTGGTCCGACCGTGCCGCACCGACCATTGCACCGACGTATACCTTGCCAGCGTTCACAGCGAAGGCTTTATCGGCGCCGACCTCAACGCCGGAAATATCTTGGGTGTAAGCGCGGCTGGAGTGCTCACTCACGTCGAATCGCTTGCTGATGGCGCGGGTCCACACCCCGCCCTCATCCTTGCCCATGCGCAACTCGCCCAGGCGTTTGACCAGCGCATTCATCTGCGCACTCCACAGCGTCGCGCTGGCGGTCTGTGCCGCGATAGCCGCATTGGCCCCCCGAAGAAAGACGCTCTGCCGCCGAGCTTTTGCCGGTACTGGCCAACACCCAATCGTCGCCTTCCTGCTGCAAGCCATAGCGAAATGCACCGGCATCCACATGCCCGCCATACAGGTCGAATTTTGCGCTGCCCCCGTTGGTGTCCACCAGCAGCAAGCGACCGTCCGCCGCGCTCGGCTCATGCCCGGAGTCCGCCACGATCAAGGTGTGATTACCGCTCGCCAACCCAGCCCCTCCACCACCAACACGTCGTTTTGCGCGCTGGCCACATCGGTGTTCATCAGGATGCTACCGCTGCCGGACAGGGCGTTGACGGTGAACGTCTTGAAGCTGCCATCGGTGCTTGGCACAAAGGCTAGGCGGCCGCCGTTGAGCGTCAGGGAATCTACGGTTTTAACACCGTTTTCCATGATATTGACGGTACCGCCCGCGTCGGCGACCAAGCCATTGGCCTGGGCACCCTCGAAAAGATTGACCTGGCCACCGTTGCTAACCGTACTGTTGTTGGCAGTGCCGTAGCTGGAAACGTTTTGAACCCCACCGTCGATCCGCGTATTGGTCGCAACCACCCCGCCCAACGCATTGCGTTCGAGAGTCTGCACACCGCCGGCCAGGACCAGGGTATTCAGTGCCGACCCCATATTGTTCAAGCTTTGCGTTCCACCGCTATTGATGACGGTATCGACCGCCGCGCCGCCAAATGTGACTGTTTGCAGGCTGCCCGCATTGATCTCTGTACCAATCGCGCGGCTATTGGAGTTTTGCACGGTCTGTGTTCCGCCATTGAGGATGGTGCCGTTGGACGTGCCGACGGCGCTCACGACTTGTGAGCCGCCCGCGTTGACGACAGTGCGATTGGACACACCGCTTTGCACCAATTGGCTGCCATTGACCGTCGCATCATTTGAGATGCCATTCTGAAACACCACCTGGGTTCCCGTTTCCTCGATTAACGTAGTGTTGGCCGTACCGTTGGCCCTGATGGTTTGCTGTCCAGCCGTCACCGTCTCGCCATCCACCACTGCACCGGCGTTGACAATCGACGTAAACGCTTGCGCGTGCATGGGTTGCAACATGAGAACCGCCAGCGCCAGGGGCGACAGGGCAAATATCGACGCTCGTTTCGGGTGAAGGGTGTGCATGTTCTGTACCTCAGACTAACCGCCAACTCGGCGATGAAGATGCCAATGGCATCCTGGTCGAGCTGTGGCTGACCTCAGGTCAGTGGCTCGGTGAGGTCTTAAATCTAGGGATCTGGGAGGAACAAAGAGTAGGAAATTTCCTTGTGCTTGTAGGAAATTTCCCAGTCGTTCATTCGATAGCGCACTCTTTAGAGGAGAAATGCGCCCGACTTTGTTTTTTTCATCACATTTGAGCGCTAAGCTGCTAGCTATGGATGACTCAGATTACTTGCGCCTGCTCACCGTAGCGGCCGAACAAGCCAATGCATTCCTGTCCAATGCCCGCAAATGGGAGCGTGAGCGTTGGGTGTGCCAGCGCCTGCTACAAGGCTTGAATGTGCCTTACCGTGCCGAAGAGTTTCACGCCGCCGGGCAAGAGCCGCCGGACGTGTTGTTTCGCGATGCCAGCTTCGAGGTTTTTTTCGTCCTGGACGAAGGTCGGCGCCTGAACGACGAATGGCGCGACGAACTGCTGCGCCGGCGCAGCGCATTCTCTCTGAGCCA
The Pseudomonas poae DNA segment above includes these coding regions:
- the yacG gene encoding DNA gyrase inhibitor YacG gives rise to the protein MSQPLTVECPTCGAPVEWKATNLNRPFCSDRCKLIDLGAWAAEEHKIPVAPDAEDELFSEDLPPRH
- a CDS encoding prepilin peptidase, translated to MSALLSEHPLAFVLLALALGLIVGSFLNVLVWRLPKMLEREWRAQAHEVLGLPAEPAGPTYNLMHPNSCCPHCNHPIRPWENIPLLSYLILRGRCAHCRAAISPRYPLTELACGLISAFVAWHFGFGWQAGAVMLLSWGLLAMSLIDADHQLLPDVLVLPLLWLGLIVNGFGLLTTLSDALWGAVIGYMSLWSVFWLFKLATGKDGMGHGDFKLMALLGAWGGWQILPMTLLMSSLVGVFVGLILMRIRKTQASTPMPFGPYLAIAGWIALLWGGQITDFYLQSVGFR
- a CDS encoding FAD/FMN-containing dehydrogenase; translation: MKFLAVAVLSLLPLWAQAIEVGERIAPWTLLDQFDQAYTLDDQARVLLVARSMDAAKQVDAALQGQPKGYLESKHGVFVADIQRMPRLIAKLFAVPAMQSYNYRVMLDRDARIAPRYPGPVDKVLWLQLDNGKLVAQREYSSAADLRQALEQVKP
- a CDS encoding autotransporter outer membrane beta-barrel domain-containing protein, which encodes MAGMWMPVHFAMACSRKATIGCWPVPAKARRQSVFLRGANAAIAAQTASATLWSAQMNALVKRLGELRMGKDEGGVWTRAISKRFDVSEHSSRAYTQDISGVEVGADKAFAVNAGKVYVGAMVGAARSDQDFGEGASGTTDSKMFGVYATYLNDNGIYVDSVLKYSRFDNDIKMPTNLGQSVKGSYTTNGVGADIEVGKHIKLGDGWFVEPQLELTATRTQGANYTASNGLKVNADDMDSLQSRVGSLFGRSLALSNGMKAQPYVKASYITEHAGSTKVSVNGNKLDAELPGNRVELGFGGVLQVSEKSKISLDAEYAKGNSIEQPWGVNLGYRYLW
- a CDS encoding autotransporter outer membrane beta-barrel domain-containing protein; this encodes MASGNHTLIVADSGHEPSAADGRLLLVDTNGGSAKFDLYGGHVDAGAFRYGLQQEGDDWVLASTGKSSAAERLSSGGQCGYRGTDRQRDAVECADECAGQTPGRVAHGQG